In a single window of the Subtercola sp. PAMC28395 genome:
- the mfd gene encoding transcription-repair coupling factor: MILQGLIGALSRASTFDNALAQAGRDADFSLTDGLRAPLLAALLARRAENELPQVLFVVTATGRDSESLRASLESLAPDADVLEFPAWETLPHERLSPSAEIVGKRIAALRSLSEWDAQTNAADAAGVPARAEAPAPSKGVARGAGKASSESAAQSAARSSAKSAANPKARAGSLGPVRPRPLIVVASVRAALQPLADNLTDQQPILLVKGGRGYDLAQLTTGLVELAYSRVDMVTRRGEFAVRGGILDVFPAVSEHPVRVDFFGDEIEEIRAFSVADQRSLDLSLADVSLPPSRELLLSESVKQRAREMQHEFPSLAGMLEKIGQGIPVEGMESLAPALLDRLVTVTHYLPKGAAIAVIAPERVASRAVSLTETNREFLSAAWNAATAGAEAPIDLASGEFITLNALRDAAGPARPWWTLSTFDSGSSSVDEHLQAIVDSDTHYVRIAADAVPSFQGNVDGALEHVAARLRDGWSVAVVAGGSGLVERAADVLGEHELPARIVDEFPNDVEPGIAYLVKATVESGFELPEIKLALISENEFYGRSAGYDARQVKKLATRRKNVVDPLQLKAGDVVVHQTHGIGRFIELTQREVSSGGRNPVKTTREYLLIEYAPSKRGYPGDKLYVPTDQLDLLTRYVGGEAPALSKMGGSDWSAAKSKARKAVRDIAVELVKLYSARMASKGYAFGPDTPWQRELEEAFPFAETPDQLTTIDEVKADMERPIPMDRLLAGDVGFGKTEVAVRAAFKAIQEGKQVAMLVPTTLLVRQHLETFSERFAGFPVHTRALSRFQTEKEARETIKGLADGTIDMVIGTHRILTESMVFKDLGLVIIDEEQRFGVEHKEKLKKLKTNVDILSMSATPIPRTLEMAVTGIREMSTLATPPEDRHPILTYVGPNSDKQVAAAIHREMLREGQIFFVHNRVSSINRVAAHIAELVPDARIAVAHGQLPEHVLEQVIVDFWERKFDVLVSTTIIETGLDIPNANTLIIDRADKYGLSQLHQLRGRVGRGRERAYAYFLYDENKPLSETAHDRLSTIAANNELGSGMQVALKDLEIRGAGNLLGGEQSGHIAGVGFDLYLRMIGEAVSTFRGDVAEGQTELRLELPVDAHIPEEYVDSERLRLEAYQKLSTASSPAAADGQIDQVLEELIDRYGEPPEQVTNLITVSKLRRLAQRTGLSEVVAMGSNLRVAPANLADSVQVRLRRMYPNAKYLAAAAALSVPMPVVNGHPLPDADLIAWVESLLAAIFPPPSAPAAAPASAVGAPAAD, from the coding sequence GTGATACTTCAGGGCTTGATCGGTGCGCTTTCGCGCGCCTCGACGTTCGACAACGCCCTCGCACAGGCCGGCCGCGACGCTGATTTCTCGCTCACTGACGGTCTTCGGGCTCCACTCCTGGCCGCACTGCTTGCCAGGCGGGCAGAGAACGAACTCCCGCAGGTGCTGTTCGTCGTCACGGCAACGGGCCGCGATTCCGAGAGCCTCCGTGCGAGCCTCGAGTCTCTCGCTCCAGACGCCGATGTGCTCGAGTTCCCTGCGTGGGAGACGCTGCCGCACGAGCGGCTGAGCCCGAGCGCAGAAATCGTCGGCAAGCGGATAGCCGCACTGCGCTCGCTCTCCGAGTGGGATGCTCAGACGAATGCCGCGGATGCGGCGGGAGTGCCCGCGCGTGCTGAGGCCCCGGCGCCGTCAAAGGGTGTGGCTAGAGGTGCGGGGAAAGCTTCATCGGAGAGCGCCGCACAGAGCGCTGCGAGGAGCTCCGCGAAGAGCGCTGCGAATCCGAAGGCCCGTGCCGGGTCGCTTGGTCCGGTGCGACCACGCCCGCTCATCGTCGTAGCCTCCGTGCGCGCTGCACTGCAGCCGCTCGCCGACAACCTCACCGACCAGCAACCCATACTCCTGGTCAAGGGAGGGCGTGGCTACGACCTCGCCCAGCTCACGACCGGGCTCGTCGAACTGGCGTACTCACGCGTCGACATGGTGACCCGCCGAGGCGAGTTCGCCGTTCGCGGCGGCATTCTCGACGTGTTCCCGGCCGTCTCCGAGCACCCTGTGCGGGTCGACTTCTTCGGCGACGAGATCGAGGAGATCCGCGCGTTCTCGGTCGCCGACCAGCGTTCACTCGATCTCTCTCTCGCCGACGTGAGTCTGCCGCCCAGTCGCGAACTCCTGCTCAGCGAGAGCGTGAAACAGCGCGCCCGCGAGATGCAGCACGAGTTCCCGAGCCTCGCCGGCATGCTCGAGAAGATCGGCCAGGGCATCCCGGTCGAGGGTATGGAGAGCCTTGCACCGGCCCTCCTCGATCGCCTCGTCACCGTCACGCACTACCTGCCGAAGGGCGCCGCGATCGCCGTCATCGCTCCCGAACGTGTTGCAAGCCGCGCGGTCAGCCTCACTGAGACCAACCGCGAGTTCCTCTCCGCCGCGTGGAACGCCGCCACCGCCGGCGCCGAAGCCCCGATCGACCTGGCCTCCGGCGAGTTCATCACCCTCAACGCGCTGCGTGACGCCGCGGGGCCGGCCCGCCCGTGGTGGACCCTGTCGACATTCGACAGCGGTTCATCATCCGTCGACGAGCACCTGCAGGCCATCGTCGACTCCGACACCCACTACGTGAGAATCGCGGCGGATGCTGTACCCAGCTTCCAGGGCAACGTCGACGGTGCCCTCGAGCACGTCGCGGCGCGCCTGCGTGACGGCTGGAGTGTTGCGGTCGTTGCGGGCGGCTCCGGCCTCGTGGAGCGCGCGGCCGATGTCCTGGGCGAACACGAGCTGCCCGCTCGAATCGTCGACGAGTTCCCCAACGACGTCGAGCCCGGCATCGCCTACCTGGTGAAGGCCACCGTCGAGAGCGGCTTCGAGCTGCCCGAAATCAAGCTCGCGCTCATCAGCGAGAACGAGTTCTACGGCCGCAGCGCGGGGTATGACGCGCGGCAGGTGAAGAAGCTGGCCACCCGGCGAAAGAACGTCGTGGACCCCCTTCAGCTGAAGGCTGGCGACGTGGTCGTGCACCAGACGCACGGCATCGGCAGGTTCATCGAGCTCACCCAGCGCGAGGTCTCCAGCGGTGGCCGCAACCCTGTGAAGACCACGCGCGAGTACCTGCTCATTGAATATGCGCCGTCCAAGCGCGGTTATCCGGGCGACAAGCTGTACGTGCCCACCGACCAACTAGACCTGCTCACCCGCTATGTGGGCGGCGAAGCGCCCGCGCTCTCGAAGATGGGCGGCAGTGACTGGTCGGCGGCCAAGTCGAAGGCGCGCAAGGCCGTTCGCGACATCGCCGTCGAACTGGTGAAGTTGTACTCGGCGCGCATGGCATCGAAGGGCTACGCGTTCGGGCCCGACACACCCTGGCAGCGCGAGCTCGAAGAGGCCTTCCCGTTCGCCGAGACGCCCGACCAGCTCACCACCATCGACGAGGTGAAGGCCGACATGGAGCGGCCCATCCCCATGGACCGCCTGCTCGCTGGCGACGTCGGCTTCGGCAAGACCGAAGTCGCCGTGCGCGCCGCATTCAAGGCCATCCAGGAGGGCAAGCAGGTAGCGATGCTCGTGCCCACGACCCTGCTCGTGCGCCAGCATCTCGAGACGTTCAGCGAACGCTTCGCCGGCTTCCCCGTGCACACCCGTGCCCTCTCGCGCTTCCAGACCGAGAAGGAGGCCCGGGAGACGATCAAGGGCCTCGCTGACGGCACGATCGACATGGTGATCGGCACCCATCGCATCCTCACCGAATCCATGGTCTTCAAAGACCTGGGCCTCGTCATCATCGACGAGGAGCAGCGCTTCGGCGTCGAGCACAAAGAGAAACTGAAGAAGCTCAAGACCAACGTCGACATCCTCTCGATGAGTGCCACGCCCATCCCTCGCACCCTCGAGATGGCGGTCACGGGCATCCGGGAGATGTCGACGCTTGCGACCCCACCCGAAGACCGGCACCCGATCCTCACCTACGTGGGCCCGAACTCCGACAAGCAGGTCGCCGCGGCCATCCACCGGGAGATGCTGCGCGAGGGCCAGATCTTCTTCGTGCACAACCGGGTATCGTCGATCAACCGCGTCGCCGCGCACATCGCCGAGCTGGTACCGGATGCCCGGATCGCCGTCGCACACGGCCAACTGCCCGAACACGTGCTCGAACAGGTCATCGTGGACTTCTGGGAGCGCAAGTTCGACGTTCTCGTCTCGACCACGATCATCGAGACCGGCCTCGACATCCCGAACGCCAACACTCTCATCATCGACCGCGCCGACAAGTACGGCCTGTCGCAATTGCACCAGCTGCGCGGGCGCGTCGGTCGTGGCCGCGAGCGGGCGTACGCCTACTTCCTCTACGACGAGAACAAGCCCCTCAGCGAGACCGCGCACGACCGGCTCTCGACCATCGCCGCGAACAACGAGCTCGGCTCCGGCATGCAGGTCGCGCTGAAAGACCTCGAGATCCGCGGCGCCGGCAACCTGCTCGGTGGCGAGCAGTCCGGCCACATCGCCGGTGTCGGCTTCGACCTCTACCTCCGCATGATCGGCGAAGCCGTCTCGACCTTCCGTGGTGATGTCGCAGAAGGACAGACCGAGCTCCGGCTCGAGTTGCCCGTCGACGCGCACATCCCCGAGGAGTACGTCGACAGTGAGCGCCTGCGTCTCGAGGCGTACCAGAAACTGTCTACTGCCTCGTCACCGGCTGCGGCCGACGGCCAGATCGACCAGGTGCTCGAAGAGCTCATCGACCGGTATGGCGAGCCGCCGGAGCAGGTCACGAACCTGATCACCGTGTCGAAACTGCGCCGGCTGGCGCAGCGCACGGGGCTCAGCGAGGTCGTCGCGATGGGGTCCAACCTGCGAGTCGCCCCGGCGAACCTGGCCGACTCCGTCCAGGTGCGACTGAGGCGCATGTACCCGAATGCGAAGTACCTGGCGGCAGCCGCTGCACTGAGCGTTCCGATGCCGGTCGTCAACGGGCATCCGCTGCCTGACGCCGACCTCATCGCCTGGGTGGAGAGTCTGCTCGCGGCGATCTTCCCGCCGCCTTCGGCCCCAGCCGCCGCACCGGCGTCTGCGGTCGGGGCTCCGGCCGCAGACTGA
- the pth gene encoding aminoacyl-tRNA hydrolase, with translation MISVAGDEQWLVVGLGNPGPEYAGNRHNVGQMVLDELATRLSSSFKAVGRTNARVAEGRVVPGGPRFVLAKPNSFMNNSGGPVAALLAYFSLTPSQLIVVHDELDIPFDTLKLKFGGGHGGHNGIRDIAAATGTGDFARVRVGVGRPPGRQSAADFVLRDFTATERGVLPNILADAADAVELTATDGLTAAQQRFHAPSPD, from the coding sequence GTGATCAGCGTGGCAGGTGACGAGCAGTGGCTGGTGGTCGGGCTCGGCAACCCCGGGCCGGAGTACGCCGGCAACCGGCACAACGTGGGCCAGATGGTTCTCGACGAGCTCGCCACGCGACTCTCGTCATCGTTCAAAGCCGTTGGGCGCACGAATGCTCGTGTTGCAGAGGGTCGGGTCGTGCCCGGTGGGCCGCGCTTCGTGCTCGCCAAGCCGAACAGCTTCATGAACAACTCCGGTGGGCCTGTCGCCGCGCTGCTCGCCTACTTTTCGCTCACTCCGTCGCAGTTGATCGTGGTTCACGACGAGCTCGACATTCCGTTCGACACGCTCAAGCTGAAGTTCGGCGGGGGTCACGGCGGGCACAACGGTATCCGGGACATCGCGGCCGCGACTGGCACGGGTGACTTCGCGCGGGTGCGGGTCGGGGTCGGGCGGCCTCCTGGCCGGCAGAGTGCCGCCGACTTCGTGCTGCGCGACTTTACGGCGACCGAGCGCGGAGTGCTGCCGAACATCCTCGCCGACGCAGCCGACGCGGTCGAGCTGACCGCCACTGACGGCCTCACGGCCGCGCAGCAGCGCTTTCACGCGCCGTCCCCGGACTGA
- a CDS encoding 50S ribosomal protein L25/general stress protein Ctc encodes MADDNKIVAETRNSFGKGAARKLRAAGKIPAVIYGHGAEPQHVSLPGHEVFLLIRKSNALIELDIEGKETLALVKDVQKDPVRQIIEHLDLIVVRKGERVQVEVAVHVEGEPVSGATADLDTFSLLLEVLATNIPTRVIVNIEGAEAGTQILAKDIALPEGAVLVGDEDQLIVAVSIPEEQDLGDSLSAGDASTSDAPTPA; translated from the coding sequence ATGGCTGACGACAACAAGATCGTTGCGGAGACCCGCAACTCATTCGGCAAGGGTGCGGCGCGCAAGCTCCGCGCAGCCGGCAAGATTCCCGCAGTGATCTACGGCCACGGCGCAGAGCCGCAGCACGTGAGCCTGCCGGGCCACGAGGTCTTCCTGCTCATTCGTAAGTCGAACGCTCTGATCGAGCTCGACATCGAGGGCAAAGAGACGCTCGCCCTCGTGAAGGACGTTCAGAAGGATCCCGTACGCCAGATCATCGAGCACCTCGACCTCATCGTCGTCCGCAAGGGCGAGCGCGTTCAGGTCGAGGTTGCCGTGCACGTCGAAGGTGAGCCGGTCTCCGGTGCGACCGCCGACCTCGACACCTTCTCGCTGCTGCTCGAGGTGCTGGCCACGAACATCCCGACGCGCGTCATCGTGAACATCGAGGGTGCTGAAGCCGGCACCCAGATCCTCGCGAAAGACATCGCACTGCCCGAAGGCGCCGTTCTCGTCGGCGACGAAGACCAGCTCATCGTGGCTGTCTCCATCCCCGAAGAGCAGGACCTGGGCGACAGCCTCTCAGCCGGAGACGCCTCGACGTCTGACGCGCCGACGCCTGCCTAG
- a CDS encoding antibiotic biosynthesis monooxygenase produces the protein MPATEPSANLSGGPVVSLIIERRVLPGSDEIYRAWQKKLGAVLAAWPGFIDRRVIEPSPPTQVDWVLVQRFVNAEAARRWLQSPERTALFEEIKDHFVGHEDIHLVTEAETQAPRAASLIVTSHVEPADETAFLSWQRRISAAEASFPGFLGHKIERPTPGVQEDWTVILSFDSDASLTAWETSPVRTKLVKEGEAFNSQMRVSRSSYGFDFWGAGRQSRATIFKDNLLVLLVLYPIVFLWGYFIGAPLLEANGVPFWASLFIGNVVSTQLLGWFVAPWIFRVFDWWHKPGVGTRRNVIGYVTLAVLYAASMGLDAWLVSLRA, from the coding sequence GTGCCGGCAACCGAGCCGTCAGCCAATCTGTCGGGGGGGCCTGTCGTCTCGCTGATCATCGAACGGCGGGTTCTTCCGGGAAGCGACGAGATCTACCGCGCGTGGCAGAAGAAACTGGGGGCGGTGCTTGCCGCATGGCCGGGGTTCATCGACCGGCGCGTGATCGAGCCCTCGCCGCCCACGCAGGTGGACTGGGTACTGGTGCAGCGTTTTGTGAACGCCGAAGCCGCGCGACGCTGGTTGCAGAGCCCGGAACGCACTGCCCTGTTCGAGGAGATCAAAGACCACTTCGTCGGGCACGAAGACATCCACCTGGTCACAGAGGCGGAGACCCAGGCGCCGCGGGCCGCCTCACTCATTGTGACGAGCCACGTCGAGCCCGCCGATGAGACGGCGTTTCTCAGCTGGCAGCGCAGGATCTCTGCCGCTGAAGCCAGTTTTCCCGGATTCCTCGGGCACAAGATCGAGCGGCCGACCCCCGGTGTGCAGGAGGACTGGACGGTCATCCTGAGCTTCGACAGCGACGCGAGCCTCACGGCATGGGAGACGTCTCCGGTGCGCACGAAGCTGGTGAAGGAGGGGGAGGCGTTCAACTCGCAGATGCGGGTGAGCCGGTCGAGTTATGGCTTCGACTTCTGGGGTGCCGGTCGGCAGAGCCGAGCCACGATCTTCAAAGACAACCTGCTTGTGCTGCTGGTGCTGTACCCGATCGTGTTTCTCTGGGGCTACTTCATCGGCGCACCGCTGCTCGAAGCGAACGGCGTACCGTTCTGGGCGAGCCTGTTCATCGGCAACGTGGTGAGCACGCAACTGCTGGGCTGGTTTGTGGCCCCCTGGATCTTCAGGGTGTTCGACTGGTGGCACAAGCCCGGCGTCGGTACGCGCCGCAACGTCATCGGCTATGTCACTCTCGCTGTGCTCTACGCCGCGAGCATGGGCCTCGACGCCTGGCTGGTCTCACTCAGGGCGTAG
- the guaD gene encoding guanine deaminase, whose protein sequence is MTTKAIRGTFFDFTDDPWKHVGDEEASARFVSDGLLVIDDGIIVAFGPFAEVSPSYPDVPTTHIEHRIITPGFIDGHIHFPQTRVLGAFGLQLLPWLQKWVFPEEARYADREYARDGAVRFFDNILASGTTTVQAFTSTAPVCTEEFFEEATRRNMRVMSGLTGIDQNAPDYFADTPESFYSNSTALIEKYHNVGRNLYAVTPRFAFGSSPEQMQKCEQLKAEHPDVWVNTHISENPHEIRGVLALHPDCDDYLSVYEKYKLVGPKFSGGHAVWLSDDEFKRIHDSDASVTFCPHSNLFLGSGLFRLGKATDPDMRVRMSFGTDMGGGNRFGMLAVLDGAYKVGMINNTVLDGSIDPSRMNAAESERNKLSAFRAFYSITLGGAEGLYIDDKVGSFDVGKEADFVALDWKAGPPGAEWHAELIADGGDPVTVDDAANMLFGVMIVGDERAVAETWVMGEKAYQRAEAVAPTFARHFDPAH, encoded by the coding sequence GTGACGACAAAAGCCATCAGGGGAACGTTCTTCGACTTCACCGACGACCCCTGGAAGCACGTCGGCGACGAAGAGGCGTCGGCGCGCTTCGTCTCCGATGGACTGCTCGTCATCGACGACGGAATCATCGTCGCCTTCGGCCCCTTTGCTGAGGTGAGCCCGTCGTACCCCGACGTGCCGACGACTCACATCGAGCACCGCATCATCACGCCCGGCTTCATCGACGGCCACATCCACTTTCCCCAGACCCGGGTGCTCGGCGCCTTCGGCCTCCAACTGCTGCCGTGGCTGCAGAAATGGGTGTTCCCCGAAGAGGCGCGCTACGCCGACCGTGAGTACGCCAGGGACGGCGCAGTGCGCTTCTTCGACAACATCCTCGCCTCGGGTACGACGACGGTGCAGGCGTTCACCAGCACCGCGCCGGTCTGCACCGAGGAGTTCTTCGAGGAGGCCACCAGGCGCAACATGCGGGTCATGTCCGGTCTCACGGGCATCGACCAGAATGCGCCAGACTACTTCGCCGACACCCCCGAGAGCTTCTATTCCAACAGCACGGCGCTCATCGAGAAGTACCACAATGTCGGCCGCAACCTCTACGCCGTGACGCCGAGGTTCGCGTTCGGGTCGAGCCCGGAGCAGATGCAGAAGTGCGAGCAGCTGAAGGCCGAGCATCCGGATGTCTGGGTCAACACGCACATCTCAGAGAACCCACATGAGATCCGCGGTGTGCTCGCACTGCACCCCGACTGCGACGACTACCTGAGTGTCTACGAGAAGTACAAGCTCGTCGGCCCGAAGTTCAGCGGCGGTCACGCGGTCTGGCTCTCTGACGACGAGTTCAAGCGCATTCACGACTCAGACGCGTCGGTGACGTTCTGCCCGCACTCGAACCTGTTTCTCGGCAGCGGGCTCTTCCGCCTCGGCAAGGCCACAGACCCTGACATGCGCGTTCGCATGTCGTTCGGCACCGACATGGGCGGCGGCAACCGCTTCGGCATGCTCGCCGTTCTCGACGGGGCCTACAAGGTCGGCATGATCAACAACACCGTTCTCGACGGCAGCATCGACCCGTCACGGATGAACGCGGCCGAGTCGGAACGCAACAAACTGTCGGCCTTCCGGGCGTTCTACTCGATCACGCTGGGCGGAGCAGAGGGGCTCTACATCGATGACAAGGTCGGCAGCTTCGACGTCGGAAAAGAGGCGGACTTCGTCGCCCTCGATTGGAAGGCGGGCCCTCCCGGTGCCGAGTGGCACGCCGAGCTGATCGCCGACGGCGGAGACCCCGTCACCGTGGACGACGCGGCGAACATGCTGTTCGGCGTGATGATCGTGGGCGACGAACGTGCCGTCGCCGAGACGTGGGTCATGGGCGAGAAGGCGTACCAGCGGGCGGAAGCCGTAGCTCCCACCTTCGCTCGTCACTTCGACCCGGCCCACTAG